A region of the Gemmatimonadaceae bacterium genome:
AAGCTGGTCGAGCGCGCAGAGGCCGGAGAGGAAGTCGTCATTGCCAGGGCCGGCAAGCCGGCTGCGAAGCTTGTGCCGCTGACCAGGGTCGGTGGCCGTCGTCGGCTCGGTTTACTGGACGGCAAGTTCAAGATTCCGGACGACTTCAACGCCCCGCTGCCCGAATCGGTCCTGCGCGCATTCGAGGCCAAGAAATAGTGCGGTTGCTGCTCGACACGCATTTGTTGTTGTGGGCCGCCGCCCGCAGCAAACGGTTACCGCGCGAAGCGCGTGTACTGATCGAAAACGCCGCCAACGAAGCCTATTTCAGCGCGGCGAGCATCTGGGAACTCGCGATCAAGATCTCGCTAGGGCGCAAGGACTTTCGCATCGACCTTGCCGCCCTGCAGACGGCCCTTCCCGAGATGGGGCTGATAGAGCTGCCGGTGACCGCCGTGCACGCTGCCGGCATCACCAAGCTCCCGCCCATTCATCGAGACCCCTTCGACCGGCTGCTGATCGCGCAAAGCATCGCGGAGCCGCTCACGCTGCTGACGAATGATGCCCTGCTTGCGCGCTATTCGGATGGCGTCCAGGTGGTTTGACGGCTGCAATTCGCTCCATTGATTATTACGAAACCGGATGACAGTCCGGTTTCGCTCGACGCTCCCCTCGCGATCCCATTTCGCGCGGAGCGCCTCGAAGCTCCCCTCTCCTCCGGGCTAATCATTACCCACATTTTTTCTGGGTTGAGAGAGGCCGGGTTGTAGATGTGGTTTCATGATTCGATACATTTCGGTTATTGGGATCAATTCTTGGAATCCTTGCCACAATGTTTTGCTACCGGGTTCACCATCGCCAGTGCGCCCGAGGAAGCCGCCGAGGCGCGCGATCCAACGTATAGCCTGCCTCAGCGGCGGCGGCCTGGCGGGCGGCACCGGCGTGCGATGAATGCGGCAATACAGCGCCTCCCATTCATCGTCCTGCAGAATCGCGGTGCAAGCCATCTCGGGCACCAGCCGCGCGAGCAGGGTGGCATACAGGATACGCCAGGCAATCACGGCATATATCGTGAGCAGCCGCTCAAGGCGCTCGGCGGACTCCAGTTGTCGCATTTCGATGCGACAGCCGCTCTTCAAGATCTTGTGCCACTGCTCGATGCCCCAGCGCGCCGCATACCACTCCAGGCGCTCGAGCGCCTGCTCGGCCGAGGTGACGGGCACGCTGGTGAGCAGTTTCCAGTCAAGCGGCGCCACCCCAGCAGGTGGCTCAGGCTCATAGGCCCACACGCTCCACAACGCGAGGGAGCCAAGCCCCTGCCCCGAGCCATTGCGGGGACCCTTAAGCGTGAGTGGGCAGGCGCGGATCTCGAGCTTCGCCGTCCGGGCTTTGCGCTTGCCGCTTGCCGGCAGCGCCAGTTGCTTGTGCGCCACCACGGGCGCTACCGCCAAGGTCGCGAAGACCTGCGCCTCGGGCCCTTTGACGTTACGATCCCACGCCGCGCGTACCAGCACGTCCACGCCCAGCGCCTGCGCTTCAGTGAAGAACTCGAAGACATCGCTTTCGCGATCGCCAACACTCACCAAACGCGTGCCCGGCAAGCGCGCTTTGAGCCCCGCCACCGCCTGCACGCTGTCAATCCACTTGTAGCTTTCTTTATCTTCAATCGCCCGGCTGCGGCGCGTTGCACGCTGCTTGGGTTTGTTCACATCACGCGCCCACAGCCGCAAGCTCAGAACACCCAAGGGCAGGCGCTGCGGCGTAAAAGCAAGCGTACCGTGGAGAATCATGCCGTGCCCCCCCTTCGCGTGCAGCGGCCCCAAGCCCTCGGTGGCCAAGTGCGTCGAGTAATCGATGAAGGTCGTGTCCTGCACCGCCAGTATCACCTCCTGCCCCTGCATGCGCCCAAGACTCGACACCACGTGCGGCGCGAGAATCTTCTCGTGCGCAATGTCGGCGTTGTCAAAGAAACGATAAGCCGCTTTGAGCGTGGCGCCATCTTCAAGTGCCTGCGGCAACGACGCTTCCGGACGCTCTGCGAGCTGACGCGCCAGCTGCACCAGTCGCGCCGTGCGCCGCGCATCACCCAGCTCGGCCGCGCCGAACTCCGCCTGCGCCCAGTCTTCCTCGTCGGTGCTCGCTTGCGC
Encoded here:
- a CDS encoding type II toxin-antitoxin system prevent-host-death family antitoxin, which produces KLVERAEAGEEVVIARAGKPAAKLVPLTRVGGRRRLGLLDGKFKIPDDFNAPLPESVLRAFEAKK
- a CDS encoding type II toxin-antitoxin system VapC family toxin, whose protein sequence is MRLLLDTHLLLWAAARSKRLPREARVLIENAANEAYFSAASIWELAIKISLGRKDFRIDLAALQTALPEMGLIELPVTAVHAAGITKLPPIHRDPFDRLLIAQSIAEPLTLLTNDALLARYSDGVQVV
- a CDS encoding IS4 family transposase, with protein sequence MAQASTDEEDWAQAEFGAAELGDARRTARLVQLARQLAERPEASLPQALEDGATLKAAYRFFDNADIAHEKILAPHVVSSLGRMQGQEVILAVQDTTFIDYSTHLATEGLGPLHAKGGHGMILHGTLAFTPQRLPLGVLSLRLWARDVNKPKQRATRRSRAIEDKESYKWIDSVQAVAGLKARLPGTRLVSVGDRESDVFEFFTEAQALGVDVLVRAAWDRNVKGPEAQVFATLAVAPVVAHKQLALPASGKRKARTAKLEIRACPLTLKGPRNGSGQGLGSLALWSVWAYEPEPPAGVAPLDWKLLTSVPVTSAEQALERLEWYAARWGIEQWHKILKSGCRIEMRQLESAERLERLLTIYAVIAWRILYATLLARLVPEMACTAILQDDEWEALYCRIHRTPVPPARPPPLRQAIRWIARLGGFLGRTGDGEPGSKTLWQGFQELIPITEMYRIMKPHLQPGLSQPRKNVGND